A window from Hirundo rustica isolate bHirRus1 unplaced genomic scaffold, bHirRus1.pri.v3 scaffold_181_arrow_ctg1, whole genome shotgun sequence encodes these proteins:
- the LOC120747721 gene encoding PIH1 domain-containing protein 1-like isoform X1, protein MPLAQAMADPSLLSAELEADEEEEAALRRLLLQVTPDREETLRPGPARAVTPQPGLCVKTRAGGDKVFVNVCHSPEVPPPPPVSPPGLQRLLREPPGPDGGFRIPMSLGEPHAELDRAGRGCTAYDVVVNSGFFRTLQADPLYLEFFLTVAMEGLSEKYGVELELTGWRVLRNRKFLGSISAQNIRAQPRPHIQELPGPPDPPQFVVVAEPSAQDPKVLQARVHLPQLEGAGSLWLGLSEERLLLVRPPPGGDAAGQGPCPSAREGALLELGLPLPADPARCRARFHRRAKVLTVTMPLQA, encoded by the exons ATGCCGCTCGCTCAGGCCATGGCGGACCCCTCGCTGCTCTCGGCCGAGCTGGAGGcggacgaggaggaggaggcggcgctGCGgcggctcctgctgcag GTGACCCCGGACCGGGAGGAGACCctgcgccccggccccgcccgcgccgTCACCCCGCAGCCGG ggctgtgcgTGAAGACCCGCGCGGGGGGGGACAAAGTGTTCGTCAACGTTTGTCACTCGCCCGAGGTTCCGCCGCCCCCTCCCGTGTCTCCCCCGGGACTCCAGAGGCTCCTGCGGGAGCCCCCCGGCCCCGACGGCGGCTTCCGGATCCCGATGAGCCTCGGGGAGCCGCACGCCGAGCTCGACCGAG CGGGCCGGGGCTGCACCGCCTACGACGTGGTGGTGAATTCGGGCTTTTTCAGGACGCTCCAG GCCGATCCTTTGTACCTCGAGTTCTTCCTGACCGTGGCCATGGAGGGGCTGTCGGAGAAGTACGGGGTGGAACTGGAGCTCACTG GCTGGCGAGTGCTGCGGAATCGGAAATTCCTGGGCTCCATCTCGGCTCAAAACATCCgggcccagccccggccccacatccaggagctcccagg ccccccagaccccccccaGTTTGTGGTGGTGGCTGAGCCCTCGGCCCAGGACCCGAAGGTGCTGCAGGCCCGGGTccacctgccccagctg GAGGGGGCGGGGTCTctctggctggggctgagcgAGGAGCGGCTGCTGCTGGTCCGCCCGCCGCCAGGGGGCGATGCCGCCGGGCAGGGGCCGTGTCCTTCCGCCCGTGAGGGggcgctgctggagctggggctgcccctccCCGCGGACCCCGCGCGGTGCCGCGCGCGCTTCCACCGCCGCGCCAAG GTTCTCACTGTGACGATGCCGCTGCAGGCGTGA
- the LOC120747721 gene encoding PIH1 domain-containing protein 1-like isoform X2, with the protein MPLAQAMADPSLLSAELEADEEEEAALRRLLLQVTPDREETLRPGPARAVTPQPGLCVKTRAGGDKVFVNVCHSPEVPPPPPVSPPGLQRLLREPPGPDGGFRIPMSLGEPHAELDRAGRGCTAYDVVVNSGFFRTLQADPLYLEFFLTVAMEGLSEKYGVELELTGWRVLRNRKFLGSISAQNIRAQPRPHIQELPGPPDPPQFVVVAEPSAQDPKVLQARVHLPQLVLTVTMPLQA; encoded by the exons ATGCCGCTCGCTCAGGCCATGGCGGACCCCTCGCTGCTCTCGGCCGAGCTGGAGGcggacgaggaggaggaggcggcgctGCGgcggctcctgctgcag GTGACCCCGGACCGGGAGGAGACCctgcgccccggccccgcccgcgccgTCACCCCGCAGCCGG ggctgtgcgTGAAGACCCGCGCGGGGGGGGACAAAGTGTTCGTCAACGTTTGTCACTCGCCCGAGGTTCCGCCGCCCCCTCCCGTGTCTCCCCCGGGACTCCAGAGGCTCCTGCGGGAGCCCCCCGGCCCCGACGGCGGCTTCCGGATCCCGATGAGCCTCGGGGAGCCGCACGCCGAGCTCGACCGAG CGGGCCGGGGCTGCACCGCCTACGACGTGGTGGTGAATTCGGGCTTTTTCAGGACGCTCCAG GCCGATCCTTTGTACCTCGAGTTCTTCCTGACCGTGGCCATGGAGGGGCTGTCGGAGAAGTACGGGGTGGAACTGGAGCTCACTG GCTGGCGAGTGCTGCGGAATCGGAAATTCCTGGGCTCCATCTCGGCTCAAAACATCCgggcccagccccggccccacatccaggagctcccagg ccccccagaccccccccaGTTTGTGGTGGTGGCTGAGCCCTCGGCCCAGGACCCGAAGGTGCTGCAGGCCCGGGTccacctgccccagctg GTTCTCACTGTGACGATGCCGCTGCAGGCGTGA